A genomic region of Mitsuaria sp. 7 contains the following coding sequences:
- a CDS encoding carbohydrate ABC transporter permease encodes MSASRAPRSPWLPKLVVAPTFLVSFLFIYGLMAWNGYLSLSASRLLPNYEFVGLDQYRALFDNERWWLALTNLGIFGALFIGGAMAVGLLLAILLDQKIRGEGVLRTVYLYPMALSFIVTGTAWKWILNPGLGIEHLMQQWGFENFSFGWLVDPDMAIYCVVIAGVWQSAGFVMALFLAGLRGIDDSIIKAAQVDGASLPRIYWRIIIPTLRPVFFSTLMVVAHIAIKSFDLVMALTAGGPGYATDLPATFMYTMAFSRGQIGLGAASATVMLATIAAIVVPYLYSELRSKQ; translated from the coding sequence ATGTCCGCTTCCCGAGCCCCCCGCAGTCCCTGGCTTCCCAAGCTGGTGGTCGCGCCGACCTTCCTCGTCTCCTTCCTCTTCATCTACGGCCTGATGGCGTGGAACGGCTATCTGTCGCTGTCCGCGTCGCGGCTGCTGCCGAACTACGAGTTCGTCGGCCTGGACCAGTACCGCGCGCTGTTCGACAACGAGCGCTGGTGGCTGGCCCTGACCAACCTGGGCATCTTCGGCGCGCTGTTCATCGGCGGCGCGATGGCCGTGGGCCTGCTGCTGGCCATCCTGCTGGACCAGAAGATCCGCGGCGAAGGCGTGCTGCGCACGGTGTACCTGTACCCGATGGCGCTGTCCTTCATCGTGACCGGCACGGCGTGGAAGTGGATCCTCAACCCGGGTCTCGGCATCGAGCACCTGATGCAGCAATGGGGCTTCGAGAACTTCAGCTTCGGCTGGCTGGTCGACCCCGACATGGCCATCTACTGCGTCGTCATCGCCGGTGTGTGGCAGTCGGCGGGCTTCGTGATGGCGCTGTTCCTGGCGGGACTGCGCGGCATCGACGATTCCATCATCAAGGCCGCGCAGGTCGACGGCGCCTCGCTGCCGCGCATCTACTGGCGCATCATCATCCCGACGCTGCGGCCGGTGTTCTTCTCGACGCTGATGGTCGTGGCGCACATCGCCATCAAGAGCTTCGACCTCGTGATGGCGCTGACCGCGGGCGGCCCCGGCTACGCCACCGACCTGCCGGCGACCTTCATGTACACGATGGCGTTCTCGCGCGGCCAGATCGGCCTGGGCGCGGCCAGCGCCACGGTGATGCTGGCCACGATCGCGGCCATCGTCGTGCCCTACCTCTATTCCGAGCTCCGCTCGAAGCAGTGA
- a CDS encoding ABC transporter substrate-binding protein — MMKLKQLSQAAALCALMAAGAAQAGEVEVLHWWTSGGEAKAATALKATLQKQGHTWKDFAVAGGGGDSAMTVLKSRVVSGNAPAAAQIKGPSLQEWAAEGVLTNVDAVAKAGKWDEVIPPVVANIMKYQGHYIAAPVNVHRVNWLWVNPEALKKANAKLPTTWDEFFVTAEALKKAGLIPVAHGGQNWQDFTTFEAVALGVGGTDFYKKALVQLDPATLTGPQMEKVLTTFKRIKDYTDKNASGRDWNLATAMVIKGEAGMQIMGDWAKGEWVAAGKTPGKDVLCVAAPGTQKAFTFNIDSFALFKLKNAANEKAQQDLATAIMSPDFQELFNLNKGSIPVRTGMKMDKFDDCAKQSATDFAADAKSGTLVPSIAHGMAVPAAAEGAMKDVVSQFWNSDKMTAKDAQTKLAAAAKTK, encoded by the coding sequence ATGATGAAGCTCAAGCAACTGTCCCAGGCCGCCGCGCTGTGCGCGCTGATGGCCGCCGGCGCGGCCCAGGCCGGCGAGGTCGAGGTCCTGCACTGGTGGACCAGCGGCGGCGAGGCCAAGGCCGCCACCGCGCTGAAGGCCACGCTGCAGAAGCAGGGCCACACGTGGAAGGACTTCGCGGTGGCCGGCGGCGGCGGCGACTCCGCCATGACGGTGCTGAAGTCGCGCGTGGTGTCGGGCAACGCCCCGGCCGCCGCGCAGATCAAGGGCCCGTCGCTGCAGGAATGGGCGGCTGAAGGCGTGCTGACCAACGTCGACGCCGTGGCCAAGGCCGGCAAGTGGGATGAAGTCATCCCGCCGGTGGTCGCCAACATCATGAAGTACCAGGGCCACTACATCGCCGCGCCGGTCAACGTGCACCGCGTGAACTGGCTGTGGGTCAACCCCGAGGCGCTGAAGAAGGCCAACGCCAAGCTGCCCACGACCTGGGACGAGTTCTTCGTCACGGCCGAGGCGCTGAAGAAGGCCGGACTGATCCCGGTCGCGCACGGCGGCCAGAACTGGCAGGACTTCACCACCTTCGAGGCCGTCGCGCTGGGCGTGGGCGGCACGGACTTCTACAAGAAGGCGCTGGTGCAGCTGGACCCCGCCACGCTGACCGGTCCGCAGATGGAGAAGGTGCTGACCACCTTCAAGCGCATCAAGGACTACACCGACAAGAACGCGTCGGGCCGCGACTGGAACCTGGCCACCGCGATGGTGATCAAGGGCGAGGCCGGCATGCAGATCATGGGCGACTGGGCCAAGGGCGAATGGGTCGCCGCGGGCAAGACGCCGGGCAAGGACGTGCTGTGCGTCGCCGCCCCGGGCACGCAGAAGGCCTTCACCTTCAACATCGACTCCTTCGCGCTGTTCAAGCTGAAGAACGCCGCGAATGAAAAGGCCCAGCAGGACCTGGCCACCGCGATCATGTCGCCGGACTTCCAGGAGCTGTTCAACCTGAACAAGGGATCGATTCCCGTGCGCACCGGCATGAAGATGGACAAGTTCGACGACTGCGCCAAGCAGTCCGCGACGGACTTCGCCGCCGATGCCAAGTCGGGCACCCTGGTGCCCTCGATCGCGCACGGCATGGCGGTCCCCGCCGCGGCCGAAGGCGCGATGAAGGACGTCGTGAGCCAGTTCTGGAACAGCGACAAGATGACGGCCAAGGACGCGCAGACCAAGCTCGCCGCCGCCGCCAAGACGAAGTAA
- a CDS encoding ABC transporter ATP-binding protein, translated as MWSRASISCVGSPPAPSRVKESSMGALAISQVRKSYGSADILKGIDLSIEAGEFLILVGPSGCGKSTLLAMIAGLEHPTSGAIHIGDRDVTYLPSKDRDIAMVFQSYALYPNMNVAQNIAFGLEMRKVPKAQRETTVQRVAKMLQIDHLLDRKPGQLSGGQRQRVAMGRALARDPKLFLFDEPLSNLDAKLRIEMRAEIKLLHQRTKTTTVYVTHDQVEAMTLGDRIAVMRDGLVQQFGTPEEIYTRPANRFVAEFIGSPTMNFVSAERNGGGALAAQGVTLPVNAAQQTSIDAAGGVLYGVRPEHIRLADTTDGAGGMPGVLKMSEPTGPETYLLVDTPSGPMTARVSGNPHLNVGDAVRLQWAAESAHLFDAKDERRLA; from the coding sequence ATGTGGTCGCGGGCAAGTATTTCGTGCGTGGGCTCACCGCCGGCGCCGTCAAGGGTTAAGGAGTCAAGCATGGGCGCGCTCGCCATTTCTCAAGTCCGCAAGAGCTACGGATCGGCCGACATCCTCAAGGGCATCGACCTGTCGATCGAGGCCGGCGAATTCCTCATCCTGGTCGGCCCGTCGGGCTGCGGCAAATCGACGCTGCTGGCGATGATCGCCGGCCTGGAGCACCCGACCTCGGGCGCGATCCACATCGGCGACCGGGACGTCACCTACCTGCCGAGCAAGGACCGCGACATCGCGATGGTGTTCCAGAGCTACGCGCTCTATCCGAACATGAACGTCGCGCAGAACATCGCCTTCGGGCTGGAGATGCGCAAGGTGCCGAAGGCGCAGCGCGAGACCACGGTGCAGCGCGTGGCGAAGATGCTGCAGATCGACCATCTGCTCGATCGCAAGCCGGGCCAGCTGTCGGGCGGCCAGCGGCAGCGTGTGGCGATGGGGCGCGCGCTGGCGCGCGATCCGAAGCTGTTCCTGTTCGACGAGCCGCTGTCCAACCTGGACGCGAAGCTGCGCATCGAGATGCGCGCGGAGATCAAGCTGCTGCACCAGCGCACGAAGACGACGACGGTCTACGTCACCCACGACCAGGTCGAGGCGATGACGCTGGGCGACCGCATCGCGGTGATGCGCGACGGGCTGGTGCAGCAGTTCGGCACGCCGGAAGAGATCTACACGCGGCCGGCCAACCGCTTCGTGGCCGAGTTCATCGGCTCACCGACGATGAACTTCGTCAGCGCGGAGCGCAACGGCGGCGGCGCGCTCGCCGCGCAAGGCGTGACCCTGCCGGTGAACGCGGCTCAGCAGACCTCGATCGACGCGGCGGGCGGCGTGCTCTACGGCGTGCGTCCGGAACACATCCGGCTGGCCGACACGACCGACGGCGCGGGCGGCATGCCGGGCGTGCTGAAGATGAGCGAGCCCACCGGCCCGGAGACCTACCTGCTGGTGGACACGCCGAGCGGTCCGATGACGGCGCGCGTCTCGGGCAACCCCCACCTCAATGTCGGTGACGCGGTTCGCCTGCAATGGGCGGCGGAGTCTGCCCACCTGTTCGATGCGAAGGACGAGCGCCGCCTGGCTTGA
- a CDS encoding sensor histidine kinase: MAPARFSLKRQLLLWLLLPQVVLWLAGAVFSYRLAGRYANEAVDATLLQATRSLARQVKPMGNGLLIDFPRAAQDVLEADPSDKLLYTVSSPPGKFILGNRNLPSPPAMPASPPLGQAQFYDGEIEADTARTASPVRVAALYLQFGDNPRAQQTMLVQVARSSANRELLARRLLIDTMLPLSLLIVLMSMIVWAGVGAGLAPIARLRRLVEGRRPNDLRPIELDAAPQELRSLAQAINDLLEAVSHNVQGQRRFISDAAHQLRTPLAGLKSQSELALAEAPPGPLTMRLARVHESATRSAHLVNQLLALARTEPESLTRQTPVRFDLGRLAREVTAELVPRALQQNVDLGYDGPDCDPDCASASQLEEPSTLPGIARRQDALQTLEQTQQDRPVEVTGIPLLLREALVNLVDNALRYAGRGARVTVQVHGGPDRAELVVTDNGPGIPEDLREQVFERFFRATHEGNGCGLGLAIVKEIVERHGGRIALSTAQPHGLRVLMSLPLAA; the protein is encoded by the coding sequence ATGGCCCCCGCCCGGTTCTCCCTCAAGCGGCAGTTGCTGCTGTGGCTGCTGCTGCCGCAGGTGGTGCTGTGGCTGGCGGGCGCGGTCTTCAGCTACCGCCTCGCGGGCCGCTACGCCAACGAGGCCGTCGACGCCACGCTGCTGCAGGCCACGCGCTCGCTCGCGCGCCAGGTCAAGCCCATGGGCAACGGGCTGCTGATCGACTTCCCGCGCGCGGCGCAGGACGTGCTCGAGGCCGACCCCAGCGACAAGCTGCTCTACACGGTCAGCTCGCCGCCGGGCAAGTTCATCCTCGGCAACCGCAACCTGCCGAGCCCGCCCGCCATGCCGGCCAGCCCCCCGCTGGGCCAGGCCCAGTTCTACGACGGCGAGATCGAGGCCGACACCGCGCGCACCGCCTCGCCCGTGCGCGTGGCCGCGCTCTACCTGCAGTTCGGCGACAACCCCCGGGCCCAGCAGACGATGCTGGTGCAGGTGGCCCGCTCCAGCGCCAACCGCGAGCTGCTCGCGCGCCGGCTGCTGATCGACACCATGCTGCCGCTGTCCCTGCTCATCGTGCTGATGAGCATGATCGTGTGGGCCGGCGTGGGCGCGGGGCTCGCGCCGATCGCGCGGCTGCGCCGGCTGGTCGAGGGCCGCAGGCCCAACGACCTGCGGCCCATCGAGCTGGACGCCGCGCCGCAGGAACTGCGCTCGCTCGCGCAGGCGATCAACGACCTGCTCGAGGCCGTGAGCCACAACGTGCAGGGCCAGCGCCGCTTCATCAGCGACGCCGCCCACCAGCTGCGCACGCCCCTGGCGGGACTCAAGAGCCAGAGCGAACTCGCGCTGGCCGAGGCGCCGCCCGGACCGTTGACGATGCGGCTCGCCCGCGTGCATGAAAGCGCCACGCGCAGCGCCCACCTGGTCAACCAGCTGCTGGCGCTCGCGCGCACCGAACCGGAGTCGCTGACGCGGCAGACGCCGGTGCGTTTCGACCTCGGCCGCCTGGCCCGCGAGGTCACCGCCGAACTCGTGCCGCGCGCGCTCCAGCAGAACGTGGACCTGGGCTACGACGGCCCCGACTGCGATCCGGACTGCGCCTCCGCCTCGCAGCTCGAGGAGCCGTCCACGCTCCCGGGCATCGCCCGCAGGCAGGACGCGCTGCAGACGCTGGAACAGACCCAGCAGGACCGCCCCGTCGAGGTCACCGGCATCCCGCTGCTGCTGCGCGAGGCGCTGGTCAACCTGGTCGACAACGCGCTGCGGTACGCGGGCCGCGGCGCCCGCGTGACCGTGCAGGTCCACGGCGGTCCGGACCGCGCGGAACTGGTCGTCACCGACAACGGTCCCGGCATCCCGGAGGACCTGCGGGAGCAGGTCTTCGAACGCTTCTTCCGCGCCACCCACGAAGGCAACGGCTGCGGCCTGGGCCTGGCGATCGTCAAGGAGATCGTCGAACGCCACGGCGGCCGCATCGCCCTGTCGACCGCCCAGCCCCACGGCCTGCGCGTCCTGATGAGCCTGCCGCTGGCCGCCTGA
- a CDS encoding carbohydrate ABC transporter permease has protein sequence MSTLTSSSPSRSPSRPPASGPASARSLTVQRVLLWAVLLVFAFFFLLPLYVMVSTSLKGMDEVRNGTLLSVPLAPSLDAWSKAWHSACTGTDCGGLKPFFMNSVLMVVPAVLISTALGAINGYVLTKWRFRGSELLFGLLLFGVFMPMQVVLLPMSQVLGTLGIASSVWGLILVHILAGMPSTTLFFRNYYAGLPDELIKAATLDGANFFQIFWRIVVPLSTPILVVTLIWQFTSIWNDFLYGVVFSGADSKPITVGLNNLANTSSSVKEYNVDMAAALIAALPTLVVYVVAGKYFVRGLTAGAVKG, from the coding sequence ATGAGTACCCTCACCTCCTCCTCCCCTTCCCGTTCCCCTTCCCGCCCGCCGGCCTCCGGCCCGGCGAGCGCGCGCAGCCTCACCGTGCAGCGCGTGCTGCTGTGGGCCGTGCTGCTGGTCTTCGCCTTCTTCTTCCTGCTGCCGCTGTACGTGATGGTCAGCACCTCGCTCAAGGGCATGGATGAAGTGCGCAACGGCACGCTGCTGTCGGTGCCGCTGGCGCCCTCGCTGGACGCCTGGTCCAAGGCCTGGCACAGCGCCTGCACCGGCACCGACTGCGGCGGGCTGAAGCCCTTCTTCATGAACTCGGTGCTGATGGTCGTGCCGGCGGTGCTGATCTCCACCGCGCTGGGCGCGATCAACGGCTACGTGCTGACCAAGTGGCGCTTCCGCGGCAGCGAGCTGCTGTTCGGGCTGCTGCTGTTCGGCGTGTTCATGCCGATGCAGGTCGTGCTGCTGCCGATGAGCCAGGTGCTGGGCACGCTGGGCATCGCGAGCTCCGTGTGGGGCCTGATCCTGGTCCACATCCTGGCCGGCATGCCGTCCACCACGCTGTTCTTCCGCAACTACTACGCCGGCCTGCCCGACGAGCTGATCAAGGCGGCGACGCTGGACGGCGCCAACTTCTTCCAGATCTTCTGGCGCATCGTGGTGCCGCTGTCGACGCCCATCCTCGTGGTGACGCTGATCTGGCAGTTCACCTCGATCTGGAACGACTTCCTGTACGGGGTGGTGTTCTCCGGGGCCGACAGCAAGCCGATCACGGTTGGGCTGAACAACCTGGCCAACACGTCCAGCTCGGTCAAGGAATACAACGTGGACATGGCCGCGGCGCTGATCGCCGCGCTGCCGACGCTCGTGGTCTATGTGGTCGCGGGCAAGTATTTCGTGCGTGGGCTCACCGCCGGCGCCGTCAAGGGTTAA
- a CDS encoding carbohydrate porin — MTRTSRLRATTLSTLTTAAGLMMAAGSAQALDYTGYFRAGPGGTTSGGASRACYALQGGTAGMKYRLGNECDIYGEFQLAQGFKKDGIDYKVVLMTDYFNPHSDADDAKHLRLAQMYAEAKGFDIAPEATVWAGKERGRRGDVHIVDTYFTEMAGIGAGFKGLNVGPGKLGVAYYTNDKDNNQRPAHRGNVEYVDINSNTDGTLAFFGTATKSQFDGGTNGWGLTAKHVQAKLFGSDFNNVLWVQYAQGSTGLNSNFGNQTDTSAAKKFRVVESVNFQQGAWGGMGMLLWANEKDNAGKATVSTSVGGRLSYGVTRNFKLLGEAGVSQYKPDGGQRARLTKVTFAPTLSTGPALMDRPEFRLYVTHAKWNKAAGNVTGVPGYDGETSGTSFGAQVEVWF, encoded by the coding sequence ATGACACGCACTTCGCGCTTGCGCGCCACCACGCTTTCGACGCTCACGACCGCTGCCGGCCTGATGATGGCCGCCGGTTCCGCCCAGGCCCTGGACTACACCGGCTACTTCCGCGCCGGCCCCGGCGGCACCACCAGCGGCGGCGCCAGCCGCGCCTGCTACGCCCTGCAAGGCGGCACGGCCGGCATGAAGTACCGCCTCGGCAACGAGTGCGACATCTACGGCGAGTTCCAGCTCGCCCAGGGCTTCAAGAAGGACGGCATCGACTACAAGGTCGTGCTGATGACGGACTACTTCAATCCGCATTCGGACGCGGACGACGCCAAGCACCTGCGCCTGGCGCAGATGTACGCCGAGGCCAAGGGCTTCGACATCGCCCCCGAGGCCACCGTCTGGGCCGGCAAGGAACGCGGCCGCCGCGGCGACGTCCACATCGTCGACACCTACTTCACCGAGATGGCCGGCATCGGCGCGGGCTTCAAGGGCCTCAACGTCGGCCCGGGCAAGCTCGGCGTCGCGTACTACACCAACGACAAGGACAACAACCAGCGTCCGGCCCACCGCGGCAACGTCGAGTACGTCGACATCAACTCCAACACCGACGGCACGCTGGCCTTCTTCGGCACCGCGACCAAGTCGCAGTTCGACGGCGGCACCAACGGCTGGGGCCTGACCGCCAAGCACGTCCAGGCCAAGCTGTTCGGCTCGGACTTCAACAACGTGCTGTGGGTTCAGTACGCGCAGGGCTCCACCGGCCTGAACTCCAACTTCGGCAACCAGACCGACACCTCCGCGGCCAAGAAGTTCCGCGTCGTCGAGTCGGTGAACTTCCAGCAAGGCGCCTGGGGCGGCATGGGCATGCTGCTGTGGGCCAACGAGAAGGACAACGCCGGCAAGGCCACGGTGTCCACCTCGGTCGGCGGCCGCCTGTCCTACGGCGTGACCCGCAACTTCAAGCTGCTGGGCGAAGCCGGCGTGTCGCAGTACAAGCCCGACGGCGGCCAGCGCGCGCGCCTGACCAAGGTGACCTTCGCCCCGACCCTGTCCACCGGCCCGGCGCTGATGGACCGACCCGAGTTCCGCCTCTACGTCACCCACGCGAAGTGGAACAAGGCCGCCGGCAACGTCACCGGCGTGCCGGGCTACGACGGCGAGACCTCGGGCACCAGCTTCGGTGCGCAGGTCGAAGTCTGGTTCTGA
- a CDS encoding ATP-dependent helicase, translating into MCPAALADTQNDVFADLNPEQRSAVEHGLGETSQDGHRPLLVIAGAGSGKTKTLASRVARLIQSGADPQRLLLLTFSRRAAGEMERRAGRVLHRALGLASTQAPPRFPWAGTFHSVGARLLREYAHRIGLAPNFTILDRADAEDLMGLQRQALGLAETTDRFPMKGTCLNIYSRVVNSEARLDQVLQEHFPWCFAVHDELKRLFKAYVEEKQHQQLLDYDDLLLYWSELMSDDTLAAELGERFQHVLVDEYQDTNRLQATILKRLKPRGDRLTVVGDDAQAIYSFRAAEVKNILEFPAQFDPPARVVALERNYRSTQTILDASNAVIAMARERHEKRLWTDKVSSELPHLVTVDDEARQAQWVADKVLERREQGLKLTRQAVLFRTSSHAAPLELELTRRNIPFVKFGGLKFLESTHVKDVLSVLRWAENPRGRLAGFRVAQLLPGFGPASARRLLDAMSPSADPAQALRDFEAPRAASASWAALRDLVLQLISGSSWPMDLEEAVQWYAPHLERLYDDAPVRLSDLEQITRIAQGYGSRERFLTELTLDPPDASSDESGVPSKDEDYLILSTIHSAKGQEWNAVYLLNCVDGCMPSDLSTGAQAQIEEERRLLYVAMTRAKDHLAVMVPQRFYVTQQTRNGDRHLYASVSRFLPGKVVRHFEKVGPANQAQAPLPELVKPAMDVAAKLRKAWD; encoded by the coding sequence ATGTGCCCCGCTGCCCTCGCCGACACGCAGAACGACGTCTTCGCCGACCTCAACCCCGAGCAGCGCTCCGCGGTGGAGCACGGCCTCGGCGAGACGTCGCAGGACGGGCACAGGCCGCTGCTGGTGATCGCCGGCGCGGGATCGGGCAAGACCAAGACGCTGGCCTCGCGCGTGGCGCGGCTCATCCAGTCCGGCGCCGATCCTCAACGGCTGCTGCTGCTGACGTTCTCCCGCCGTGCCGCCGGCGAGATGGAGCGCCGCGCCGGTCGTGTGCTGCATCGCGCGCTGGGCCTGGCCTCGACGCAGGCGCCGCCGCGCTTCCCGTGGGCCGGCACCTTCCACAGCGTCGGCGCGCGCCTGCTGCGCGAGTACGCCCATCGCATCGGCCTCGCGCCCAACTTCACCATCCTCGACCGCGCCGACGCCGAGGACCTGATGGGCCTGCAGCGCCAGGCGCTCGGCCTGGCCGAGACGACCGACCGCTTCCCGATGAAGGGGACCTGTCTCAACATCTACTCGCGCGTCGTCAACAGCGAGGCGCGATTGGATCAGGTCCTGCAGGAGCACTTTCCGTGGTGCTTCGCGGTGCATGACGAGCTCAAGCGCCTGTTCAAGGCCTACGTCGAGGAGAAGCAGCACCAGCAGCTGCTCGACTACGACGACCTGCTGCTCTACTGGTCGGAGCTGATGAGCGACGACACGCTCGCGGCCGAGCTCGGCGAGCGCTTCCAGCACGTGCTGGTCGACGAGTACCAGGACACCAACCGGTTGCAGGCGACGATCCTGAAGCGGCTCAAGCCGCGCGGCGACCGCTTGACGGTGGTCGGGGACGACGCGCAGGCGATCTACTCGTTCCGCGCGGCGGAGGTGAAGAACATCCTGGAGTTCCCCGCGCAGTTCGACCCGCCCGCGCGCGTGGTCGCGCTGGAGCGCAACTACCGCTCGACGCAGACCATCCTGGACGCGTCGAACGCCGTGATCGCGATGGCGCGCGAGCGCCACGAGAAGCGCCTGTGGACCGACAAGGTCTCGAGCGAGCTGCCGCATCTGGTCACCGTCGACGACGAGGCGCGGCAGGCGCAATGGGTCGCCGACAAGGTGCTGGAGCGCCGCGAGCAGGGCCTGAAGCTGACGCGCCAGGCGGTGCTGTTCCGGACCTCGAGTCACGCCGCGCCATTGGAGCTGGAGCTGACGCGGCGCAACATCCCGTTCGTCAAGTTCGGCGGACTGAAGTTCCTCGAGAGCACGCATGTGAAGGACGTGCTGAGCGTGCTGCGCTGGGCGGAGAACCCGCGCGGTCGACTCGCCGGTTTCCGCGTGGCGCAGCTGCTGCCGGGCTTCGGCCCGGCGAGCGCGAGACGCCTGCTCGATGCGATGTCACCGTCGGCGGATCCCGCGCAGGCGCTGCGTGATTTCGAAGCGCCACGCGCAGCGTCCGCGTCATGGGCCGCGTTGCGCGACCTGGTGCTGCAACTGATCTCGGGGTCGAGCTGGCCGATGGATCTCGAAGAAGCGGTGCAGTGGTACGCGCCGCATCTGGAGCGGCTGTACGACGACGCGCCGGTGCGCCTGTCCGACCTGGAGCAGATCACGCGCATCGCGCAGGGCTACGGCTCGCGGGAGCGTTTCCTGACCGAGCTGACGCTGGACCCGCCCGACGCGAGCAGCGACGAGTCGGGCGTGCCGTCGAAGGATGAGGACTACCTGATCCTGTCGACGATCCATTCCGCCAAGGGCCAGGAGTGGAACGCGGTGTACCTGCTGAACTGCGTGGACGGCTGCATGCCGTCGGACTTGAGCACGGGCGCGCAGGCGCAGATCGAGGAAGAACGGCGGCTGCTCTACGTCGCGATGACGCGGGCGAAGGACCACCTTGCGGTGATGGTGCCGCAGCGCTTCTACGTGACGCAGCAGACGCGCAACGGCGACCGGCACCTCTATGCGAGCGTGTCGCGCTTCCTGCCCGGCAAGGTGGTGCGCCACTTCGAGAAGGTCGGCCCGGCCAATCAGGCGCAGGCGCCGTTGCCGGAGCTCGTGAAACCGGCGATGGATGTCGCCGCGAAGCTGCGCAAGGCCTGGGACTGA
- a CDS encoding response regulator transcription factor produces MNLLLAEDDAILADALCEQMRASGFTVEHAPNGAVAQYLLAKQQFQVVVLDLGLPMVGGIEVLRQLRQTDASLPVLILTALDSLEDRVAGLNAGADDYLTKPFDFPELEARLRALLRRSRASKASTELGQLSMQRETRSAQVRGEMLELSPREFDLLDLLLTHQGRVITKEQINQAWSGDRNGAGVGSGHAANAANAGSAAAAPHAADSGAATNAVEVYIHRLRRKLEGSQVAIRTVRGLGYLLELERA; encoded by the coding sequence ATGAACCTGCTGCTCGCCGAAGACGACGCGATCCTGGCCGACGCCCTGTGCGAACAGATGCGCGCCAGCGGCTTCACCGTCGAGCACGCGCCCAACGGGGCGGTCGCGCAATACCTGCTCGCCAAGCAGCAGTTCCAGGTGGTGGTGCTGGACCTCGGCCTGCCGATGGTGGGCGGCATCGAGGTGCTCCGGCAACTCCGTCAGACCGACGCCTCGCTGCCCGTGCTGATCCTGACCGCGCTGGACAGCCTGGAGGACCGCGTCGCCGGCCTCAACGCCGGCGCCGACGACTACCTGACCAAACCCTTCGACTTCCCCGAACTCGAAGCCCGCCTGCGCGCCCTGCTGCGCCGCAGCCGCGCCTCGAAGGCGAGCACCGAGCTGGGCCAGCTCAGCATGCAGCGCGAGACCCGCAGCGCGCAGGTGCGCGGCGAGATGCTGGAGCTCAGCCCGCGCGAGTTCGACCTGCTCGACCTGCTGCTCACGCACCAGGGCCGCGTGATCACGAAGGAACAGATCAACCAGGCCTGGTCGGGCGACCGCAACGGGGCCGGCGTCGGCTCGGGCCATGCCGCCAATGCCGCCAATGCCGGCAGTGCGGCCGCTGCCCCCCATGCCGCCGACAGCGGCGCGGCGACCAACGCGGTCGAGGTCTACATCCACCGCCTGCGCCGCAAGCTCGAAGGCTCGCAGGTGGCCATCCGCACCGTGCGCGGCCTGGGTTACCTGCTGGAGCTGGAACGCGCCTGA